Proteins co-encoded in one Opitutus terrae PB90-1 genomic window:
- a CDS encoding MotE family protein, whose protein sequence is MKVLRNPFLTAAVGLLLAVGIGVATFWRAGAVVLARVAELREKAASTAPKKEKGWDFWTIEIENLSNELKEERARLRKEGELLDQRAARLAAEERELATIRAEIEGLRKEIADKVIQIRDDEAKNLRGLAQTYGNLTPRAAVAIIRELDDVTATKILFLMKPDVVGPIFEEMSKTTGTDGTPLSRRAAILSEKLRLMKAKKAGST, encoded by the coding sequence ATGAAGGTCCTGCGAAATCCCTTCCTCACCGCCGCGGTGGGCCTGCTGCTCGCCGTCGGGATCGGCGTGGCCACGTTCTGGCGCGCGGGCGCCGTCGTGCTCGCGCGCGTGGCGGAGCTGCGCGAGAAGGCCGCCAGCACCGCACCGAAGAAGGAAAAAGGCTGGGATTTCTGGACGATCGAAATCGAGAATCTTTCCAACGAACTCAAGGAGGAGCGCGCACGCCTCCGCAAGGAAGGGGAACTGCTCGACCAGCGCGCCGCGCGACTCGCGGCCGAGGAGCGCGAGCTCGCCACCATCCGCGCCGAGATTGAGGGCCTGCGCAAGGAGATCGCCGACAAGGTGATTCAGATCCGCGACGATGAGGCAAAGAACCTCCGCGGCCTTGCCCAAACCTACGGTAACCTCACGCCGCGCGCCGCGGTCGCCATCATCCGCGAACTCGATGACGTCACGGCCACCAAAATTCTGTTCCTCATGAAGCCCGACGTCGTCGGCCCCATCTTTGAAGAGATGAGCAAGACGACGGGCACCGACGGCACTCCATTGTCCCGTCGGGCCGCGATCCTTTCCGAGAAACTCCGGCTGATGAAAGCCAAGAAAGCCGGCAGCACCTAA
- a CDS encoding flagellar motor switch protein FliM encodes MADDPSNSTGSILDQSEIDKLLAQEMAVAPPKQFLLRPEGARGPTPVLKVEPYDFRNPVFLSEVELRRLRLLHEDFIRYLAARLSLYLRMELGLKMAKLTTATYAKFTDSLPSPTHLCLFKVEPLIGVGILDINPRLALTIADRLLGGRGHSVKAERYLTEIEIALLEDVVNIVLEEWCTQWKTEQELRPQIIGHENNGRFLQTSPKDAIVLILTLEANFGDCSEQIQIGVPYYTIEPVVKKMQARRQKDTAVSTTAKKAEWQAAYEHIKVPVRAEWSAMDISLREVVSLRVGDVFELPASIFHETRVLLNNVPKFVGTVGLDSDRVAVQLTRKTVPGPANPLKSDGRKSP; translated from the coding sequence ATGGCCGACGATCCCTCCAACTCCACCGGCAGCATTCTCGATCAATCCGAGATCGATAAGCTGCTCGCGCAGGAAATGGCGGTTGCCCCGCCGAAGCAGTTCCTGCTCCGCCCCGAGGGCGCGCGCGGGCCCACGCCGGTCCTGAAGGTTGAGCCTTACGATTTCCGCAATCCGGTTTTCCTGTCCGAGGTGGAGCTGCGCCGGCTGCGGCTGCTGCACGAAGATTTCATCCGCTATCTCGCCGCGCGACTCTCGCTCTATCTGCGGATGGAGCTGGGGCTGAAGATGGCGAAGCTGACCACCGCCACCTACGCCAAGTTCACGGACTCGTTGCCGAGTCCGACGCACCTGTGCCTCTTCAAGGTCGAGCCGCTCATCGGCGTCGGGATTCTCGACATCAATCCGCGTCTCGCGCTCACCATCGCCGACCGGCTGCTCGGCGGCCGTGGCCATTCCGTCAAAGCCGAGCGCTATCTCACCGAAATCGAAATCGCGCTGCTGGAGGACGTGGTGAACATCGTCCTCGAAGAATGGTGTACGCAGTGGAAAACCGAGCAGGAGCTGCGGCCGCAGATCATCGGCCATGAAAACAACGGCCGGTTCCTGCAGACTTCGCCCAAGGACGCGATCGTCCTGATCCTCACGCTCGAGGCCAACTTCGGCGATTGCTCCGAGCAGATCCAGATCGGCGTGCCGTATTACACCATCGAGCCGGTGGTGAAAAAAATGCAGGCGCGCCGGCAGAAGGACACCGCCGTCTCCACCACCGCCAAGAAGGCGGAGTGGCAGGCCGCCTACGAGCACATCAAGGTGCCGGTGCGGGCCGAGTGGTCGGCGATGGACATCAGCCTGCGCGAGGTGGTCAGTCTCCGCGTCGGGGACGTGTTCGAACTGCCCGCTTCCATTTTTCACGAAACCCGCGTGCTGCTGAACAACGTGCCCAAGTTTGTTGGCACGGTCGGCCTCGACAGCGATCGCGTGGCCGTGCAGCTCACGCGCAAAACCGTCCCGGGTCCTGCGAACCCGCTCAAATCCGATGGAAGAAAAAGCCCTTGA
- a CDS encoding flagellar hook capping FlgD N-terminal domain-containing protein produces the protein MQVTSATSTERTYAAATEGNSGTNTPAPKKTTLDQNDFLKLLTVQFQQQDPMSPMEDTEFIAQMAQFTALDQSKALLTQMKQFSTMQDAATANSYIGRQVTFADENGATATGVVSGVEITDGAPRLVVGDLTYALSAVRLVEPAPTPSDSTTTNP, from the coding sequence ATGCAAGTCACCTCCGCCACATCCACTGAACGAACGTATGCTGCCGCCACGGAGGGTAACAGCGGCACCAACACGCCGGCGCCCAAAAAGACGACGCTGGATCAAAACGATTTTCTGAAGCTGCTGACCGTGCAGTTCCAGCAGCAGGACCCGATGAGCCCGATGGAAGACACGGAGTTCATCGCGCAAATGGCCCAGTTTACCGCGCTGGATCAATCCAAAGCGTTGCTCACGCAGATGAAGCAATTCAGCACGATGCAGGACGCCGCCACGGCCAACAGCTACATCGGCCGCCAGGTGACGTTTGCCGACGAGAATGGCGCGACGGCCACCGGCGTCGTTTCCGGCGTCGAGATCACCGATGGCGCCCCGCGGCTGGTGGTCGGCGATCTGACCTATGCGCTTTCTGCGGTGCGGCTCGTCGAGCCGGCGCCCACCCCTTCCGATAGCACGACCACGAATCCGTAA
- the fliP gene encoding flagellar type III secretion system pore protein FliP (The bacterial flagellar biogenesis protein FliP forms a type III secretion system (T3SS)-type pore required for flagellar assembly.) → MNALNSSRGEQASRSRCNASGLRAIFALAFVLMGFVLGPTVAAQTPPAVVFPTTPAAAPANPAASPATTPGATSTTNKDPLRLSIGLEGTNQQGQVSVAVQIVLVMTLLSVAPSIVLLMTTFTRLVIVLGFVRTALGTPSAPSNQIVIGLALFLTFFLMGPVFDRVNQEALRPYLDGQITATQALDHATVPLKEFMLKQTRTRDIEYFLQLGGFGPTAVKDLPIRVVIPAFVISELQTAFQMGFLLFLPFLVIDFLVASVLMAMGMMMMPPVTVALPLKLLLFVLVDGWHLVVRSLVQSFVT, encoded by the coding sequence ATGAACGCGCTGAACTCGAGCCGGGGAGAGCAGGCGTCCCGCTCTCGCTGCAACGCATCGGGGTTGCGGGCCATTTTCGCGCTCGCGTTCGTGCTCATGGGCTTCGTGCTCGGGCCGACCGTGGCCGCGCAGACGCCGCCAGCCGTGGTTTTCCCGACCACCCCCGCGGCGGCACCCGCCAACCCCGCGGCCAGTCCCGCGACCACGCCGGGGGCGACCAGCACGACCAACAAGGATCCGCTGCGGCTCTCCATCGGCCTCGAGGGCACCAACCAGCAGGGGCAGGTGAGCGTGGCGGTGCAGATCGTCCTCGTGATGACGCTGCTTTCCGTGGCGCCGTCGATCGTACTGCTGATGACGACGTTCACCCGGCTCGTGATCGTACTCGGGTTCGTGCGTACCGCGCTCGGCACGCCGAGCGCGCCATCGAACCAAATCGTCATCGGCCTCGCGCTCTTCCTCACGTTCTTCCTCATGGGCCCGGTGTTCGATCGCGTGAACCAAGAGGCGTTGCGACCGTACCTGGACGGACAGATCACTGCGACGCAGGCGCTCGATCATGCGACAGTGCCGTTGAAGGAGTTCATGCTGAAACAGACCCGCACCCGGGACATCGAGTATTTCCTCCAGCTCGGCGGGTTCGGCCCGACGGCGGTGAAAGATCTCCCGATTCGCGTCGTCATCCCGGCGTTTGTGATCAGCGAACTCCAGACAGCGTTTCAGATGGGCTTCCTGCTTTTCCTGCCGTTCCTCGTGATCGACTTCCTCGTGGCGTCGGTGCTGATGGCGATGGGCATGATGATGATGCCGCCCGTCACCGTCGCGCTGCCGCTGAAACTGCTGCTGTTCGTGCTCGTCGACGGCTGGCATCTCGTCGTCCGTTCGCTCGTCCAGAGCTTCGTTACCTGA
- a CDS encoding flagellar basal body-associated FliL family protein, with the protein MAKAAPTPAAAAPGGAPAPAASAPAAPALSAAAPSAAGGLKAWLPAIATVVLAPVCTWAVCQFVLIPQLEKKLGAAPVAEQVATEEGHGEGGAHGKNGKDSAPNYEFQNMVVNLSGTMGTRYLKTSFLVTGSDPEIKSVFETNKARLTDVTLNVLSSLSLADLEEPGAKNVLREKLVSAYNQALGRKVAEQVYFSDFVVQ; encoded by the coding sequence ATGGCCAAAGCCGCTCCCACTCCTGCCGCTGCCGCGCCTGGCGGGGCACCCGCGCCCGCGGCGTCGGCGCCAGCCGCACCCGCGCTCTCCGCCGCCGCGCCGTCCGCGGCCGGCGGACTCAAAGCCTGGCTGCCGGCGATTGCGACGGTCGTGCTTGCGCCGGTGTGTACCTGGGCGGTCTGTCAGTTCGTGCTGATTCCCCAGCTCGAGAAGAAACTCGGCGCCGCGCCGGTGGCCGAACAGGTGGCGACGGAGGAAGGCCACGGCGAGGGGGGCGCGCACGGCAAAAACGGCAAGGACTCGGCGCCGAATTACGAGTTCCAAAACATGGTGGTCAACCTCTCGGGCACCATGGGCACGCGCTATCTCAAGACGAGCTTCCTCGTCACCGGCAGCGATCCGGAGATCAAGTCGGTCTTCGAGACGAACAAGGCGCGGCTGACTGACGTGACGCTCAACGTGCTGTCGTCGCTCTCGCTCGCCGATCTCGAAGAGCCGGGCGCCAAGAACGTGCTGCGCGAGAAGCTGGTTTCCGCTTACAACCAGGCGCTCGGCCGCAAGGTCGCCGAGCAGGTGTATTTTTCGGACTTCGTGGTGCAGTAA
- a CDS encoding FliI/YscN family ATPase gives MSTLSIAPLVETLRTQVRHLPPVQRLGAVTGVAGLIIESDGPNVGLGELCLVRSPRSEFTVRAEVVGFREHRVLLMPLGDATGLHVGCEVAACDRPPLPKPGPEMLGRVLDALGRPYDGLGMLPVDRSVGRDATPPHPLRRQRIHHSFQTGVRALDAFTPFGRGQRLGLFAGSGVGKSTLMGMIARGSEADVVVVALVGERGREVREFIEKDLGPEGLKRAIVVVATSDTPAPLRLRAAFTATAIAEAWRAEGKNVLFMMDSVTRFAMAQREIGLAVGEPAATRGYTPSVFALLPRLLERTGAGELGAITALYTVLVEGDDMNEPVADAVRGILDGHVVLSRALAHFNHYPAIDVLESVSRLIRDVCTPDEVALAAKAREHLALYRKNEDLISIGAYQKGANAALDRAIALHEPLRGFLRQPIEEHTPREQSFQLLKKILT, from the coding sequence ATGTCCACCCTGTCGATTGCCCCGCTGGTCGAGACGCTCCGCACGCAAGTGCGGCATCTCCCGCCCGTGCAACGACTGGGGGCGGTTACCGGCGTGGCGGGGCTGATCATCGAATCGGATGGCCCCAATGTCGGGCTTGGCGAGCTCTGCCTCGTGCGCTCACCGCGTTCGGAGTTCACGGTGCGCGCGGAAGTCGTCGGCTTCCGTGAACACCGCGTGCTGCTCATGCCGCTTGGCGATGCGACGGGCCTGCACGTCGGCTGCGAGGTGGCGGCCTGTGATCGCCCGCCGCTGCCGAAGCCGGGCCCGGAGATGCTCGGCCGCGTGCTCGATGCGCTGGGTCGTCCGTACGACGGCTTGGGCATGCTCCCGGTCGATCGCTCCGTGGGTCGCGATGCCACGCCGCCGCACCCGCTGCGACGCCAGCGGATTCATCATTCGTTTCAGACCGGCGTCCGCGCGCTCGACGCGTTCACGCCCTTCGGCCGCGGCCAGCGCCTCGGCCTTTTCGCCGGCTCCGGCGTCGGCAAATCCACGCTCATGGGCATGATCGCCCGCGGCTCGGAAGCCGACGTGGTGGTGGTGGCGCTGGTGGGCGAACGTGGTCGCGAGGTGCGCGAGTTCATCGAAAAAGATCTCGGGCCCGAAGGCTTGAAGCGGGCCATCGTCGTCGTGGCGACGTCCGATACGCCGGCGCCGCTGCGGTTGCGCGCGGCCTTCACGGCCACGGCCATCGCCGAAGCCTGGCGCGCCGAGGGCAAGAACGTCCTGTTCATGATGGACTCGGTCACGCGGTTTGCGATGGCGCAACGCGAGATCGGCCTGGCCGTGGGCGAACCCGCCGCGACGCGGGGCTACACGCCCTCGGTGTTTGCGTTGTTGCCGCGGCTGCTGGAGCGAACGGGTGCGGGCGAATTGGGCGCGATCACCGCGCTCTACACCGTGCTCGTCGAAGGCGACGACATGAACGAGCCGGTGGCCGACGCCGTGCGCGGTATTCTCGACGGCCACGTGGTGCTGTCCCGCGCGCTGGCGCATTTCAACCACTATCCCGCCATCGACGTGCTCGAAAGCGTTAGCCGGTTGATCCGCGACGTGTGCACGCCGGACGAGGTGGCACTGGCCGCGAAAGCGCGGGAGCATCTCGCGCTGTATCGCAAGAACGAGGATCTCATTTCCATCGGTGCCTATCAAAAGGGCGCCAACGCCGCGCTCGACCGCGCCATCGCCCTCCACGAACCGCTGCGCGGGTTTCTGCGCCAGCCGATCGAGGAGCACACGCCGCGGGAGCAGAGCTTTCAACTCCTGAAGAAAATTCTCACATGA
- a CDS encoding flagellar biosynthetic protein FliQ, whose product MNPELAIDFFKTTVVFALYIAAPFLLLTLVIGLVTSLLQSITSLQEQTLTFIPKLIGIGGLLLILTPWLLRSLSEFAITMISRMGTLGH is encoded by the coding sequence ATGAATCCCGAACTCGCGATCGATTTTTTCAAGACCACGGTCGTCTTCGCGCTCTACATCGCCGCGCCTTTCCTGCTGCTGACGCTGGTGATTGGCTTGGTGACGAGCTTGCTGCAATCCATCACCAGTCTGCAGGAGCAGACGCTGACGTTTATCCCGAAGCTGATCGGCATCGGAGGATTGCTGCTGATCCTTACGCCGTGGCTGCTGCGATCGCTCTCCGAATTCGCGATCACGATGATCAGCCGGATGGGCACGCTCGGGCATTGA
- a CDS encoding flagellar biosynthetic protein FliR yields the protein MTLGFLVTWMMVFLRTLGVILQLPLVAGRPIPVMARLGICVCIASLLAGVVPESSVPATLWGLLAATAGEILVGLALGFMVRLAFAAVEMAGRILSSEIGITMGGGMGVPEPATEPMTALISTFAVVLFFAFGGHLMMLSGLARSFVLAPAGQPMLAPSASDLLINATSHLIEVGVRIAAPFIAMNFLVLLTFSVLGRVLPKMNVFIVSFSMRLIAGFTLLASGGTLIARYLYLEFDDTPVRMLQLFAR from the coding sequence ATGACTCTCGGATTTCTCGTCACCTGGATGATGGTGTTCCTGCGGACGCTGGGTGTGATCCTCCAGCTGCCGTTGGTGGCGGGACGGCCGATTCCGGTGATGGCGCGGTTGGGCATCTGCGTGTGCATCGCGTCGCTGCTCGCGGGCGTCGTGCCCGAATCCAGCGTGCCGGCGACCCTTTGGGGGCTGCTCGCTGCGACGGCCGGGGAAATTCTGGTGGGCCTCGCGCTCGGTTTCATGGTGCGCCTGGCGTTCGCCGCGGTGGAAATGGCGGGGCGCATCCTTTCGTCGGAGATTGGCATCACGATGGGCGGGGGTATGGGCGTGCCGGAGCCGGCCACGGAACCGATGACCGCGCTCATCAGCACCTTCGCGGTCGTGCTCTTTTTCGCGTTCGGCGGCCATCTCATGATGCTCTCGGGCCTGGCCCGCAGCTTCGTGCTGGCGCCCGCCGGCCAGCCGATGCTCGCGCCGTCCGCCAGCGATCTCCTCATCAACGCCACCTCGCATCTCATCGAAGTCGGGGTGCGAATCGCCGCGCCGTTCATCGCGATGAACTTTCTCGTACTGCTGACGTTTTCCGTGCTCGGGCGCGTGCTGCCGAAAATGAATGTTTTCATTGTCAGCTTCTCGATGCGGCTGATCGCCGGCTTCACGCTGCTCGCCTCGGGCGGCACGCTGATCGCGCGCTACCTTTACTTGGAATTCGACGACACCCCGGTGCGCATGCTGCAGTTGTTCGCTCGCTGA
- a CDS encoding flagellar biosynthetic protein FliO, producing MRLLPQRSRSCWRSGFAACALALAFGASGALAAPANQDEIITPKSSAQQAASPARGSGMGALTAFAAVALAATGGWMLWRGKGTPFTGLRTAPRQLAIEETRSLGARQYLVVATYQDRKYLLGVCPGRIDLLAPLNDSTPPVDRPRS from the coding sequence GTGAGGCTTCTCCCGCAGCGATCGCGCTCCTGCTGGCGGTCGGGCTTCGCCGCATGCGCGCTGGCTCTTGCCTTCGGCGCGTCAGGGGCGTTGGCCGCGCCCGCGAATCAGGACGAGATCATCACGCCCAAAAGCTCGGCCCAGCAGGCGGCCTCACCGGCGCGCGGCAGCGGCATGGGCGCGCTCACCGCCTTCGCGGCGGTCGCCCTGGCGGCGACAGGCGGCTGGATGCTGTGGCGCGGCAAGGGCACTCCGTTCACCGGGCTGCGCACGGCGCCCCGGCAGCTCGCCATCGAGGAGACGCGTTCGCTCGGTGCCCGCCAATACCTCGTGGTCGCGACTTATCAGGATCGCAAATATCTGCTCGGCGTCTGCCCGGGCCGGATCGATCTGCTCGCGCCGCTCAACGATTCCACTCCACCGGTCGACCGGCCGCGCTCATGA
- the fliN gene encoding flagellar motor switch protein FliN: MEEKALDIVLDVKVKVTVQLGSVQLPMREVLELSPGSVVQLTQHASDPVGLFVNDQLVAYGEVVVVEDNFGIKITELVGSEKAP, translated from the coding sequence ATGGAAGAAAAAGCCCTTGATATCGTGCTCGACGTGAAGGTGAAGGTCACCGTCCAGCTCGGTTCCGTCCAGTTGCCGATGCGGGAGGTGCTCGAACTCTCACCCGGCTCGGTCGTGCAGCTCACGCAGCACGCGAGCGATCCGGTCGGCTTGTTCGTGAACGACCAGCTCGTGGCCTACGGCGAGGTGGTGGTCGTCGAAGACAACTTCGGCATCAAGATCACGGAGCTCGTCGGGAGCGAGAAGGCGCCGTGA
- a CDS encoding flagellar hook-basal body protein, whose translation MPLIGTLTSGVSAVRTFSKGLEVIGSNIANVNTTAYKSSSATYGDTFSNTLRAATATDSAVQIGTGVQVAGISTNFTQGPLVATGNNNDLGISGRGYFVVQDATGNQFATRDGSFHFDTGGYLKNVQGYNVLNDMGQPVQVSGLKKTYDATGVHDGYEPAPYSELASVSIGSDGTITAYATDGTSVLYGRTYDLADTSVPPAPDPVLDPANPAVNPTRSIGVMSVSDESRLMRQANNLYNFSATGSTVADNMEVPGVNGTGKIQTGVLEQSNVDLTDQFSNLITTQRSFQAGSRLITVSDSVLEDIVNLKRS comes from the coding sequence ATGCCTCTCATCGGCACTCTTACCTCAGGCGTCAGCGCCGTCCGTACTTTCAGCAAGGGCTTGGAAGTGATCGGCTCCAATATCGCGAACGTCAATACGACGGCCTACAAGAGCTCGTCGGCGACCTACGGCGACACCTTCAGCAACACGCTGCGCGCGGCGACCGCCACGGATTCGGCCGTTCAGATCGGCACGGGCGTGCAGGTGGCCGGGATCAGTACGAACTTCACGCAGGGCCCCCTGGTCGCCACCGGCAACAACAACGATCTCGGCATCTCCGGCCGCGGTTATTTCGTCGTGCAGGACGCGACCGGCAACCAGTTTGCCACGCGCGACGGCTCGTTCCATTTCGATACCGGTGGCTATCTGAAAAATGTGCAGGGCTACAACGTGCTCAACGACATGGGACAGCCCGTCCAGGTGAGCGGACTGAAGAAGACCTACGATGCCACCGGTGTTCACGATGGTTACGAGCCCGCTCCGTATTCCGAGCTCGCTTCCGTGAGCATCGGCAGCGATGGCACGATCACCGCGTACGCGACGGACGGCACGTCCGTGCTCTATGGACGTACGTACGACCTCGCCGACACCTCCGTGCCGCCTGCTCCCGATCCGGTATTGGATCCCGCCAATCCGGCGGTGAACCCGACGCGCTCGATCGGAGTGATGTCGGTTTCGGACGAGTCGCGGCTGATGCGCCAGGCGAACAACCTCTATAACTTCTCGGCGACCGGTTCCACGGTGGCGGACAACATGGAGGTCCCGGGGGTCAACGGCACCGGCAAGATTCAGACCGGCGTCCTCGAGCAGTCGAACGTCGACCTGACCGACCAGTTTTCGAACCTCATCACGACGCAACGCAGCTTCCAGGCCGGCTCCCGGCTGATCACCGTGTCCGACTCGGTGCTGGAAGACATCGTCAACCTGAAGCGCAGCTAA
- a CDS encoding flagellar export protein FliJ, giving the protein MKRFRFALRPVAVLRAHRDSRAREAFASAVHLYVQAEEELNRTRVRMRALEGALFAGRQQTFRAAEAALLLADYQRECEAEVEAERRVNAAREEMHRRRDEYLEAHRQLEVVQRLEEKARAKHRHEADKEEQAEADDFASHRRIRPMSIPV; this is encoded by the coding sequence ATGAAACGATTCCGTTTCGCCCTTCGTCCAGTCGCCGTCCTGCGGGCCCACCGCGACAGCCGGGCCCGGGAAGCCTTCGCCTCCGCCGTGCACCTTTACGTTCAGGCGGAAGAGGAGCTCAACCGCACGCGCGTCCGGATGCGCGCGCTGGAAGGTGCCCTCTTCGCCGGGCGCCAGCAGACGTTCCGCGCCGCTGAAGCGGCCCTGCTGCTCGCCGATTATCAACGCGAGTGCGAGGCCGAGGTCGAGGCCGAACGCCGGGTGAATGCCGCGCGCGAGGAAATGCATCGCCGACGCGACGAATATCTCGAGGCCCACCGTCAACTGGAGGTGGTCCAGCGTCTCGAGGAAAAGGCCCGGGCCAAGCACCGGCACGAGGCCGACAAGGAAGAGCAGGCCGAGGCGGATGATTTCGCCAGTCACCGCCGGATCCGGCCGATGAGTATACCGGTATGA
- the fliG gene encoding flagellar motor switch protein FliG — translation MPDLDFVKANRQQKLAIFLVVIGPEAAANILKHFEEPEIELLCREMSQLTMIPEAMQKQALEEFAGLIAASHSSALGGLDYAQRTLEIAKGDYKASAIISRVGPVGTSVDVIREISDMEGRQIFNLIKNEQPQTIAFVLSYLDGHKAAEVFGLLGPDLREEVIERLGTIESTSLDLVGKIARSLGKHFDTKARPSFHRSGGVRAVADLLNQLEKDMSKTLLTRLEERNAQLGAAIRKKLFSFEDLGRLLPADLQRVLREVDSSSLAVAMKSASESLRDKFYAAISKRAGESLREEIEMLGPVRLKDVEAAQDAIIQVVRRLEEEGQITLDADASESLVT, via the coding sequence ATGCCTGACCTCGATTTCGTCAAAGCCAACCGCCAGCAGAAGCTCGCGATTTTCCTCGTGGTCATCGGCCCCGAGGCGGCGGCGAACATTCTCAAGCATTTTGAAGAGCCCGAGATTGAGCTGCTCTGCCGCGAGATGTCGCAGCTCACGATGATCCCCGAGGCCATGCAGAAGCAGGCGCTCGAGGAGTTCGCGGGACTGATCGCCGCCAGTCACAGCTCCGCATTGGGCGGTCTGGATTACGCGCAGCGCACGCTCGAAATCGCGAAAGGCGACTACAAGGCTTCCGCCATCATCTCCCGCGTCGGACCGGTGGGCACGTCGGTCGACGTGATCCGCGAGATCAGCGATATGGAGGGCCGGCAGATTTTCAACCTGATCAAGAACGAACAGCCGCAGACGATCGCGTTTGTGCTCTCGTATCTCGACGGGCACAAGGCCGCGGAGGTGTTCGGCTTGCTCGGGCCCGATCTGCGCGAGGAAGTGATCGAGCGGCTCGGCACCATCGAGTCCACCTCACTCGATCTCGTCGGCAAGATCGCCCGCAGCCTCGGCAAACATTTCGACACGAAAGCGCGGCCGTCCTTCCACCGCAGCGGCGGCGTGCGCGCCGTCGCCGATTTGCTGAATCAGCTCGAAAAGGACATGAGCAAGACGCTCCTGACGCGGCTCGAGGAGCGCAATGCCCAGCTGGGCGCCGCCATTCGCAAGAAGCTGTTCAGCTTCGAGGATCTGGGCCGCCTGTTGCCGGCGGACCTGCAGCGCGTGCTGCGCGAAGTGGATTCTTCGAGCCTGGCGGTCGCGATGAAATCCGCGAGCGAGAGCCTGCGCGACAAGTTCTACGCGGCGATCTCGAAGCGCGCGGGCGAAAGCCTTCGCGAGGAAATCGAAATGCTCGGGCCCGTCCGGCTCAAGGACGTCGAGGCCGCTCAGGATGCCATCATCCAGGTGGTTCGCCGGCTCGAGGAAGAAGGGCAGATCACGCTCGATGCCGATGCGAGCGAGAGCCTCGTCACGTAA
- a CDS encoding FliH/SctL family protein, with amino-acid sequence MAFTKLIAFDRPMTAVSAPGLTGRTFTEAELAAATETAYRRGIDDARRLADQQIVEFRADVGQLHDNLLKRLPSLEPLFLGQIRDALPGLAIEIARRLLAGYEPPPEVISRLCEEAVTALFPERDNLELVVSAHDAEVLAKLTPNWMERYPGLRVSVEPSFLPGDCQVRSRFGITDARQQVKIDALANSLSAA; translated from the coding sequence ATGGCCTTCACCAAGCTCATCGCTTTCGATCGTCCGATGACCGCCGTATCCGCGCCGGGCCTAACCGGACGCACCTTCACCGAGGCGGAACTCGCGGCCGCGACCGAGACCGCTTACCGGCGCGGAATCGACGACGCGCGCCGGCTCGCAGATCAGCAGATCGTCGAGTTCCGGGCGGACGTTGGGCAACTCCATGACAACCTGCTGAAGCGGTTGCCCAGTCTCGAGCCACTCTTCCTCGGTCAGATTCGTGACGCGCTGCCGGGACTCGCGATCGAAATCGCGCGGCGGCTGCTCGCCGGCTACGAACCGCCACCCGAGGTGATCTCGCGGTTGTGCGAAGAAGCCGTCACGGCGCTGTTCCCGGAACGCGACAATCTCGAGCTGGTGGTGAGCGCGCACGATGCGGAGGTGCTTGCGAAACTCACGCCGAATTGGATGGAGCGCTATCCGGGCTTGCGCGTGAGCGTCGAGCCGTCGTTCCTGCCGGGCGATTGCCAGGTGCGCAGCCGTTTCGGAATTACCGACGCCCGGCAGCAGGTGAAAATCGACGCGCTGGCCAACAGCTTGTCCGCCGCATGA